TACGACATGATTGTGGGCGCACGTTCAATGGGTTCGCATGCGTCCTGGACCCGCGCCCTCGGCAACAAGTTATATAATTGGATGGCATCGTATGTGGCCAAATTTTCAATAAAAGATCTGACATCCGGTTTTCGTGCCGTAAAGGCGGATATCGCCCGTAATTTTTTATATCTACTGCCCAATACCTATTCTTATCCCACCACCCTGACCCTCGGGGTGCTGCGAAACGGCGGCAGCGTAAAATATGTCCCCATCAAAATGTTAAAACGAAAAACAGGAAAGAGTAACATCAATCTGCTTCGGGACGGCGTGCGTTTTTTTATGATCATTTCCCGAATCAGCACCCTCTATTCCCCCATGAGGGTATTTTTACCGGTCAGTTTCCTGATGTTTGTCCTGGGGATGGCAAATTATATTTATACGTTTGTGACCGAGGGGCGCTTCACCAACATGAGCGCCCTGCTTTTTGTAACTTCCATCCTCATCTTCATGATGAGCCTGATTTCCGAGCAGATCTGCCAGATGCGGTTTGAGCGGCGTGGTGGAGACCGGCCGGTTTTGGATCCAGGGGCCGGCTCAGATCGAACCCAACCTGACCGCCGTAGCCGTTAACGGCAGCCCAATGAATAAGTTGTACCCTAATTGATCGTAAACGAAATGAAAAAGTGAGGTAACATTCCCCTTCCTTAGAAAGCCAATTGTTTAACTTTGCCAATCCGGACTTAAGCGGTCAGTCGCCCGCCTGATTTAAAAAAGATTGATAAAAAATTATGAACATGATATGAGTAATAAAACTACTCAAAAAGGAGTCAAAATTTGAACGACCTTTTTGCAGGGCTTATATCCTCCAAAACCAGAATTAAATTGCTGGTCAGATTCTTTTTCAATCCCAAAACCCGTTCTTATTTGCGCGAACTATCCAATGAATTCAACGTTTCCACCAACTCGGTGCGTGAAGAGTTGAATCAGCTTACCCGCACCCATTTGCTGAAATCCCAGCGAAGCGGCCGGCAGGTCTTTTATACGGCCAACCCGGATCACCCGCTGTTTAATGAACTTAA
This Desulfobacterales bacterium DNA region includes the following protein-coding sequences:
- a CDS encoding glycosyltransferase family 2 protein; the protein is MNNVKVSIIIPVFNEASTIGGLVQKIKTLHPDYEIIVINDGSGDDTAAVAGKSGATVYNHPYNIGNGAAIKSGIRVARGDVLVFMDGDNQHEPEDIAKLLEHFPAYDMIVGARSMGSHASWTRALGNKLYNWMASYVAKFSIKDLTSGFRAVKADIARNFLYLLPNTYSYPTTLTLGVLRNGGSVKYVPIKMLKRKTGKSNINLLRDGVRFFMIISRISTLYSPMRVFLPVSFLMFVLGMANYIYTFVTEGRFTNMSALLFVTSILIFMMSLISEQICQMRFERRGGDRPVLDPGAGSDRTQPDRRSR